In Uranotaenia lowii strain MFRU-FL chromosome 2, ASM2978415v1, whole genome shotgun sequence, one genomic interval encodes:
- the LOC129741456 gene encoding myosin-11-like yields the protein MSSTNSNSCLDDPLCRKISDHIVSKNRQLRRLSQLLLVDTEYLRFSEIALESEWFLDEHCCRFVGPSLPTDIGLSYLKIYIGKLRLLQLTGRFCLRRIYQFARVCAECEDEQFVQVLTERVSSTTEAFCKNYSTFVKETQELIFQLPEIYLIGEFENQLVQTEFLYSVVVKNQSNLSDSNPLKLQRSFVIQKLDLLKRNILTEYRQTITQYLELVNEMEPIEPGASLESVRTRLADEINRSRTDLVIADTELVELRKELFSSTVISLREQRDVIVDHLEAKELDLEQRIQSIEALQTDIESLEDQVSKLIAERERVQGELRRKRDTLRQGIREVVRLEKLIQKIEMEISERTEVFQEKLEELERKRLNILNDPNLTEEERQRLLAQMENEVRQLVKDYQADQTMLKDKTIDLRALSMSIAEDMEALKGELEKKHLDELRELEERKKNATPSELELINARIAELQQEFEENMDMLQRAQARVKYYEDEFGRYYINEKGQKVYQRDSAASEYILNADGQWEKVREALDLKTDEKGLYYIDKFGRKIYSKKFFEDEYGKYYVDADGKRVYLEQSSMGDLAQSSEATKGSLKTFPSFSESSMTRTDLTPSEMAFSEKMKEQRASDVKYVQDAIGPALTKALALAFLQQPEDPIEFIAKYLEKYHQKQEEESARAELLSKVCSLKEEMAEKINKPDDDECSSF from the exons ATGAGCAGTACAAACAGCAACAGTTGCTTGGATGATCCCCTTTGTCGGAAAATCAGTGACCATATCGTTTCGAAGAACCGTCAGTTGCGCCGACTTTCACAGCTGCTGCTGGTGGACACCGAATATCTGCGCTTCTCGGAGATCGCCTTGGAATCGGAGTGGTTCCTGGACGAACATTGCTGCCGGTTTGTGGGCCCCTCGCTACCAACGGATATTGGGCTGAGCTACCTGAAGATTTATATCGGAAAGTTGCGGTTGCTGCAGCTAACCGGAAGGTTTTGTCTGAGGAGGATCTACCAGTTTGCACGGGTTTGTGCCGAATGTGAGGACGAACAGTTTGTGCAGGTGCTGACGGAACGAGTTTCCAG TACGACAGAAGCGTTTTGCAAAAACTACAGCACATTTGTTAAGGAAACACAGGAGTTGATCTTTCAGCTTCCGGAAATTTACCTAATTGGAGAATTTGAAAACCAACTGGTGCAGACCGAGTTTCTGTATTCAGTAGTagttaaaaatcaatcaaatctaTCGGACTCGAATCCTTTGAAGCTTCAGCGGAGCTTCGTGATTCAAAAGCTAGATTTACTCAAAAGGAACATCTTAACAGAATATCGGCAAACGATTACCCAATATCTTGAGCTCGTAAACGAAATGGAACCGATTGAACCGGGTGCTTCGCTGGAATCCGTAAGGACGCGGCTGGCGGATGAGATCAACAGATCCCGAACCGATTTGGTTATTGCGGATACGGAACTGGTCGAGTTGAGGAaagaacttttttcttcgaCTGTAATTAGTTTGCGGGAACAGCGAGATGTTATCGTTGACCATCTGGAGGCTAAGGAGCTGGATTTGGAGCAGCGGATTCAGTCGATTGAAGCTTTGCAGACCGATATCGAGAGTTTGGAAGATCAGGTCTCAAAGCTGATAGCGGAACGAGAAAGGGTACAGGGTGAGCTGCGACGCAAGAGAGACACCCTGCGGCAAGGCATCCGAGAAGTGGTTCGCCTGGAAAAGTTGATccagaaaattgaaatggaGATATCGGAGAGAACGGAGGTGTTCCAGGAGAAATTGGAGGAGCTGGAAAGGAAACgcttaaatattttgaatgatcCAAATTTGACGGAAGAAGAGCGCCAACGATTGTTGGCTCAGATGGAGAATGAAGTTAGGCAGTTGGTAAAAGACTACCAGGCTGATCAAACTATGCTTAAAGACAAAACTATCGATTTGCGAGCGCTGTCTATGAGTATAGCTGAAGACATGGAAGCTTTGAAAGGAGAACTGGAAAAGAAGCATCTTGATGAGTTGAGGGAATTGGAGGAACGCAAGAAGAACGCTACTCCATCTGAACTGGAACTGATCAATGCTAGGATAGCTGAACTGCAGCAGGAATTCGAGGAAAATATGGACATGCTGCAGAGAGCTCAGGCAAGAGTAAAATATTACGAGGATGAATTCGGAAGGTATTATATCAACGAGAAAGGCCAAAAGGTTTATCAACGTGATTCGGCTGCTTCCGAGTACATTCTTAATGCGGACGGCCAGTGGGAGAAAGTTAGAGAAGCCCTTGATTTGAAGACGGACGAAAAAGGATTATATTACATagataaatttggtagaaaaatttactcaaaaaagttttttgaagacGAATATGGTAAATACTACGTTGACGCTGATGGAAAGCGTGTTTACTTGGAACAATCCAGCATGGGAGATCTGGCTCAAAGCTCAGAGGCTACCAAAGGGAGTTTGAAAACTTTTCCATCTTTTAGCGAGTCATCGATGACCAGAACGGATCTCACCCCATCGGAAATGGCTTTTTCCGAGAAGATGAAGGAGCAGCGTGCATCAGACGTCAAGTATGTCCAGGACGCCATTGGACCGGCACTCACAAAAGCTCTGGCCCTGGCTTTCCTGCAGCAACCGGAAGATCCGATTGAATTCATCGCTAAATATCTGGAAAAATATCACCAGAAGCAGGAGGAAGAGTCTGCTCGGGCCGAACTTCTTTCCAAGGTATGCTCGCTGAAAGAGGAAATGGCCGAGAAGATTAATAAG CCGGATGACGACGAGTGCAGCTCCTTTTAA